DNA sequence from the Mus caroli chromosome X, CAROLI_EIJ_v1.1, whole genome shotgun sequence genome:
ACGGAGCAAGGTACACAAGGCTTGTGAGATACCAGAGAAGGGACTCAATAGGATTGCAATGAATCCATTGAGggattatatttttgtattttgatgtttatTGTTTTAAGACGGGATTTTACTATGTATCGAaaactggccttgaaatcactacatagcaaattcctgGCTTGCTTCTTTATAAGTTAGTGGATATCTGTTTTgccttagagaaaaataaataaattcgaACCACAGCATACTGAAGACAAACATCCAAGAAAGGTAGTCACTTTTGAACTGAATATCTAATACATCTAGTGCTTAACATACTTCAGTTCAGACTGAGTCTCAACAAACTTTCCCAAGAAATGGGACATAGGGAGCATTGCCTTTCTAATACTAATGGCCTGCTAGGCTCTCACTGCACTTGGCTGCCTCTATTGCTCCACTACACCAAGTAGACTCTCTAGCAGGTACCCTAATTTAACCAGCAAGGGACAAAGCATGAGGTGGCAAGAAAAGAACCACTCATTCCATTGTAGGTAACAGTCACCAAAGAGGAGCACAGATCTGTTCTTTTCATCTGCCCTCACCCTGACACTGTCCCTGGTTCCTTCCTAACCCTTCATAGGTGAATCTCAAATTATCTCTTGACCGCTTCTTAGCTTGGGAACCAAAATGTAAAAGGGAGCTTTCcttacttggttttcttttcctggagTAACTCCAGTATCCTCTGCACATCAATCATATGACTTTCCTTGAGGCTTTGATGGGAAACCTGAAAGCTAGCATGGACCTTCTCGGCTTCTGTCAGttcttccttcatcttctgcaaaagcagcttTTGTTGCTGGGCCACATACTTTTTGTCTGAGAATTTCCTCTGCTGCATTTCTGATAAGTGACTCTCTAGAGTAGAGGACCTAGCAAAGTTGATGGGCAGGCTATCTTCCCCACTTGGCTTGGACAACTTGGAATATGAAACCTTCCCACTTGGCTGCTTATGGCTATCCAAGCCACTGCCCACTTTCAGCACTGAGCTTGTAGGACTGCAGCCCTCTTCCAGCTCCTTCAGCTGCTGATGACACTGATAGAGTTTTCGTTCAATGTGAGCAATAGTGGCAGAGGTGCGCTGGTTCACCCTCTCAAAGGCCTTCCGGATGTGTGGGGCCTGGTGCCGGTCAGCTTTGGATACCAGTTTGAGGTAGCTCATGATATTTTTATCCCTACTGGCCTTCTCCACTCTCAACTGCTCTGAGAGGTATAAGATTCGATGCTTGACACCTTCCCTCACATTGTGGGCAAGCTCACCATCTGAGAAGCTAGTGTGACTACTAGGGCAATCCTCAcggaaggaagacagagacctgtAAGAGGGC
Encoded proteins:
- the Tex28 gene encoding testis-specific protein TEX28, which encodes MQVESTKSSSATLPPNVPSYRSLSSFREDCPSSHTSFSDGELAHNVREGVKHRILYLSEQLRVEKASRDKNIMSYLKLVSKADRHQAPHIRKAFERVNQRTSATIAHIERKLYQCHQQLKELEEGCSPTSSVLKVGSGLDSHKQPSGKVSYSKLSKPSGEDSLPINFARSSTLESHLSEMQQRKFSDKKYVAQQQKLLLQKMKEELTEAEKVHASFQVSHQSLKESHMIDVQRILELLQEKKTKQSLMEKQVNDHLQKYLDEICHLKQHLACTEEKMAYLSYERAKEIWDVMETFKSRITKLETLQQATQLEMMASLRTRPKDFLFRFISLLLTLTTILLLMVSTLCSCPLPLLSSRLRIFIVFMIIGLGTLAWQKRHVISIIDWQAWVPFKWRPDLKDAKPPSDGH